The stretch of DNA AAGACCTTATCACGGTTACAAAGTCGCATGAAGAAAGATAATTCGCATGAAGACCATTCTTAAAACCACAAATCCCGCAACGCTGAGCTTTGCCGAAGCGGTGCTTAAATCCGAAGATATTCCCTGTTTTATCATGGATCAGCATATGAGTGCGGTCGAAGGGTCTATTGGGATTATTCCGCGCCGCATTATGGTGGTCTCTGAAGATGTTGATGACGCG from Fretibacter rubidus encodes:
- a CDS encoding DUF2007 domain-containing protein translates to MKTILKTTNPATLSFAEAVLKSEDIPCFIMDQHMSAVEGSIGIIPRRIMVVSEDVDDARKALADNGLKDEIYWKD